In Zea mays cultivar B73 chromosome 7, Zm-B73-REFERENCE-NAM-5.0, whole genome shotgun sequence, the following proteins share a genomic window:
- the LOC103643406 gene encoding PHD finger protein MALE STERILITY 1-like gives MAANNKTMVVSLGSSRRRKRGEMLFRFESFCQPGYPAPLAGGGAFRDNVRALLGLAHLEAGAHGETKCWSFQLELHRHPPTVVRLFVVEEVVDTSPQRQCHLCRHVGWGRHLICSKRFHFVLPKRELSVEADGLHYGINHSPEKPSKGTATSRGHLLHGVVHLNGFGHLVALHGFEGGSEFVAGEQIMDLWDRICSSLNVRKVSLVDTARKGHMELRLLHGVAYGDTWFGRWGYRFGRPSYGVALPSYQQSLHALQSVPLCVLVPHLSCFSQDLPVVVTKYQAISGHKLLNLGDLLRFMLELRTRLPATSVTAMDYRGIMSEASCRWSAKRVDMAARAVVDALRRTEPPARWVTRQEVRDAARAYIGDTGLLDFVLKSLGNHIVGNYVVRRAMNPVTKVLEYCLEDVSSVLPAVGGVPSNGGGKMRVRFQLTRAQLMRDLMHLYRHVLKEPSQALTTGAFGAIPVAARMVLDTKHFVKDYHEGFAPINSVGVGHVHMNLCCTLLLKNGGPELVAPYETVTLPAHATVGELKWEVQRLFSEMYLGLRTFTAESVAGVGVSQDACPVLGLIDVGSVVVIEGSVVEQQQLADESVHTGSEAASVSEGGGDSERVVDCACGADDDDGERMACCDICEAWQHTRCAGIKDTDDAPHVFVCNRCDNDVLSFPPLSC, from the exons ATGGCTGCCAATAATAAGACGATGGTGGTCAGCCTGGGGAGCTCGCGGCGGCGGAAGCGCGGCGAGATGCTGTTCCGGTTCGAGTCCTTCTGCCAGCCCGGCTACCCCGCTCCGCTCGCCGGCGGGGGCGCCTTCAGGGACAACGTCAGGGCGCTGCTCGGCCTCGCGCACCTGGAGGCCGGCGCGCATGGCGAGACCAAGTGCTGGTCTTTCCAGCTCGAGCTGCACCGCCACCCGCCCACCGTCGTCAGGCTCTTCGTCGTCGAGGAAGTGGTCGACACGTCGCCGCAGCGCCAGTGCCACCTCTGCCGTCACGTCG GTTGGGGTCGGCATCTGATCTGCAGCAAGCGGTTCCACTTCGTGCTGCCCAAGAGGGAGTTGTCAGTGGAAGCTGACGGCCTGCACTACGGGATCAACCACAGCCCGGAGAAACCGTCCAAAGGCACGGCGACCTCCAGGGGCCACCTGCTGCACGGCGTGGTGCACCTCAACGGCTTCGGCCACCTCGTTGCCCTGCACGGCTTCGAGGGCGGCTCCGAATTCGTCGCCGGCGAGCAGATCATGGACCTCTGGGATCGCATATGCTCCTCTCTGAACGTCAG GAAGGTGAGCCTCGTCGACACGGCGAGGAAGGGGCACATGGAGCTGCGGCTGCTGCACGGCGTTGCGTACGGCGACACGTGGTTCGGGCGGTGGGGCTACAGGTTCGGCCGGCCCAGCTACGGCGTCGCGCTACCGTCCTACCAGCAGTCGCTGCACGCGCTCCAGTCGGTACCTCTCTGCGTGCTCGTGCCGCACCTGTCGTGCTTCAGCCAGGACCTCCCCGTGGTGGTGACCAAGTACCAGGCCATCAGCGGCCACAAGCTGCTCAACCTCGGCGACCTCCTCCGCTTCATGCTCGAGCTGCGGACGCGCCTCCCGGCGACCTCCGTCACCGCCATGGACTACCGCGGCATCATGTCGGAGGCCTCGTGCCGGTGGTCGGCCAAGCGCGTGGACATGGCGGCCCGCGCCGTGGTGGACGCTCTCCGCCGCACCGAGCCGCCCGCGCGGTGGGTCACGCGGCAGGAGGTGCGCGACGCGGCGCGCGCCTACATCGGCGACACGGGCCTCCTCGACTTCGTGCTCAAGTCCCTGGGCAACCACATCGTCGGCAACTACGTCGTGCGACGCGCGATGAACCCGGTGACCAAGGTGCTCGAGTACTGCCTGGAGGACGTGTCCAGCGTGCTCCCGGCGGTGGGCGGCGTGCCGAGCAACGGCGGCGGCAAGATGAGGGTCCGGTTCCAGCTCACGCGGGCGCAGCTCATGAGGGACCTGATGCACCTGTACCGCCACGTGCTGAAGGAGCCGAGCCAGGCGCTCACCACCGGCGCCTTCGGCGCGATCCCCGTGGCGGCGCGGATGGTCTTGGACACCAAGCACTTCGTCAAAGATTACCACGAAGGTTTCGCTCCGATCAACAGTGTTGGAGTTGGGCACGTCCACATGAACCTGTGTTGCACGCTGCTTCTGAAGAACGGGGGTCCGGAGCTGGTGGCGCCGTACGAGACGGTCACCCTGCCGGCGCATGCAACGGTGGGCGAGCTCAAATGGGAGGTGCAGAGGCTGTTCAGTGAGATGTACCTCGGCCTAAGGACCTTCACGGCCGAGTCCGTCGCCGGGGTCGGCGTCAGCCAGGACGCTTGCCCGGTGCTCGGGCTCATCGACGTGGGAAGCGTCGTGGTGATCGAAGGATCAGTCGTCGAGCAGCAGCAGCTGGCGGATGAAAGCGTACATACAGGGAGCGAGGCCGCGTCTGTGAGCGAGGGAGGCGGCGACAGCGAGAGGGTCGTGGACTGCGCGTGCGGAGCGGATGACGACGACGGGGAGCGCATGGCGTGCTGCGACATCTGCGAGGCGTGGCAGCACACCCGGTGCGCGGGGATCAAGGACACCGACGACGCCCCGCACGTCTTCGTCTGCAACCGCTGCGACAACGACGTTCTGTCATTCCCTCCCTTGAGCTGTTAG
- the LOC100277225 gene encoding uncharacterized protein LOC100277225 (The RefSeq protein has 2 substitutions compared to this genomic sequence) — protein sequence MGLCLSVALWKEKLYGADGGSSRSVRGRVVVHKVAGVEGGDCEYGILGGDDADAVGVEQKAAPAMGVGTGGVDGAAAALSSGTPLRPIWQRRVLMGVKCQLPRFSGMILYDESGRPVCSGIRDRSRDQEKHAAAISVLRDLL from the exons ATGGGCCTCTGCCTGTCCGTGGCTCTCTGGAAGGAGAAGCTCTACGGCGCCGACGGCGGCAGCAGCCGGTCGGTGCGGGGCCGCGTCGTCGTCCATAAGGTTGCCGGCGTGGAGGGTGGTGACTGCGAGTACGGGATCTTGGGAGGCGACGACGCCGACGCGGTGGGGGTAGAGCAGAAGGCGGCGCCGGCCATGGGCGTGGGGAGTGGTGGAGTGGACGGCGCTGCCGCTGCCCTGTCCGGCGGCACTCCGCTGCGGCCGATATGGCAGAGGAGGGTGCTGATGGGCGTCAAGTGCCAGCTGCCGCGGTTCAGCGGGATGATACTGTACGACGAGAGCGGCCGGCCGGTGTGCAGTGGCATCCGGGACAGATCTCGTGACCAG GAGAAGCATGCTGCGGCGATCTCAGTGCTAAGGGACCTGCTCTAG